Below is a genomic region from Hevea brasiliensis isolate MT/VB/25A 57/8 chromosome 3, ASM3005281v1, whole genome shotgun sequence.
aatttaataaaatttaaattatgttttaaataaaatatttttattatatttaaaataaaataaccattaaaattactatatatatatttataaaaaattaaataaatattttaattaattacatcataaattaattaaaaatttattattataataaataaaaatttatttaaattaaatcatgtaacacccctgattttttatatattattattgggcttcgtgtgggtatcctcaattcgcggaaattcgacagttgtccggatctgtgaatttccggccagacagaccagctaccggaaaagtctccgaattggatcgaggttttggctctcaggcatcccgagcgcgttcccgaagtcggaatcggcaaaggtaaaccggaacctttctttttcgtaattttctagtgcttaaataggattgaaaatccataaaatattcgtggtaacttagaaaattacgattctttttgcaatagcttagtaatatttctaatgacCGCGGggtagagttttataatttttagagcttatttgaacagtttttgcaaaaatgatcaattataaggactaaattgaaattttacatattgtgatgaatgattgatttgatgggcccaggaggggctgtgtgatgtgattgagttgtggatatatggattgtggatatagaagtgtgttttgagcccttttgcaggttgggtaggtcctatgtataggggagactctgccggattttcggcacgacttaggacgtattggtctttttctttgtttgtattgagtcaaatttattaaatgattgtaataaaaattgtcaggtgcgccgggacagccttcttcctccgcccagccgcctcagtgaccaccgtcaagtctgtgagtaaaatattaattttaattgtaatttcgatattattatatgttcagcatgcccatgcatcacttatatgcatatatttatttagttaaactctaggcacgaattatgttgcattcataactgttaatgtgccatgaatgttgttgtggtaatttggagcagtgtgcgttggcgtgcgtgtgatgtggtgtggactatggatagggccaggcgatccacggcttgagtaattcagggacccgatccttcgagggttgtcacggcttgagtaattcgggaccctcgatttggttattaagtggaagtccgagcttgagtaattaccggcactgtgttggatttaagagagtcagatagggatcactcccatatgttatgattgatactacaggtgtgtgagtgctccaaattaccttttgatgttatgatgtgaaaatgttgtgtatgttgcatttcactctacagttgcattagtttcagatagttatagagattatagttaagattgatattttactctgagtcgaacgctcactctgttcaaaaatttttacagccacaggaggatattttgttcggttaactcgctttttacctcgcagttgtttatcaatattgtgtaattttaattactcctagaatttccgcatgtgttagcgagaattatttgaaattggtctgtcaTATTAAATTCAGGTTGGACCTGAAAACTTAATATTTTCAGTCTGTTTGATcgcttggatgagggagctgagctccccttAAGTAATATGGTGcggagtatgtggagggtgagctgagctccccaatggattgtttattgtgtttacaggtcgggtaagtcgaaaactccccgttgaaaagttcattttatggccggactctatccgtttgttttcttgatattgggcccaaatgggccttagagttgggttaatgaatagttaaggcttactactggggctttaggtggcctgtgtcctagtcttgtccgcccataggttgggtcgtgacaaatcaaataaaaataaaattttaatttaaaattaatttaataataatttattttattcaaaatataattaaaaattaaaaattattaattactaaTTCATAAGATAGGCATTATGCTagtgaataaataaagaaaagctgTGTCATGTCTTTTCTCTCTCCATAAATGATGATAGATGACAGCCCAATAATCCACGCTTACTACCAACCTCTCACGATACAAGAACCCATCAAAATTTAATGCCACACTCTTTCTCCTCTTActcctttcctttttcttgaaaTTAAATGCTTGGCACCTCCCCAACCATCTGCTAACCAAACTCCCCTTCAATGCTTTCTCCCTTCCTCGCTCCATCTCTTTATATATTTCTGCATCTATCTGTCTTTCTTGATAAGCACCTTAGCTTCTTCGTTTCCTTTGTAGGGTTGTAGCTGTAGTTGCTTCTTATTGTTTCTTGTTTCTTGTTCTTGCCTACGAAGAAACTTTTCTTTGGCTGTAATGGCTCCTGCTGCTTCTTTCAATGAATCATCGAATACCGTTTGTGTAATGGATGCTTCTGGGCGTTTGGGCACCACCCTTGTCCACAGGCTTTTGCATAGAGGATACAATGTCCATGCTGCAGTCCAAGACCATGGTTTGCTTTTACCCTTCCTTCCTTTCGCCTGGATTTTATTTCTTGAAGATTAATCTACTCTTCTGTGTTTATGTCATTtgcaatttttcttttatttgccCTAATTTTTGCTCATATATACATATGATCACTgtaaaatcttcaattttcccAATTCTTGCCATTAGAATTTCACAAATGCGTTTTCAAGGGCGTCTATCGGTTTCCCATGACCTTGGCTCATCAATTTTTAATTGGTGGAGTTAGTTGGCAAAGTTTCCACCGATGGAAGaaactaataataaaaaatttgaggGTTGTTCGAACTGCCAAGAAATGTCATAATTTATTCTCCTTTCAAGGATATAGAAAAATAAACAATTCACAATACATGCATGCACTTCCATTTATTTATATCTTGAAGTGTACATCATGTACTAAATTGTTtccccctagattttttttctttttttaatgtattttacttATTTTAGTCTGTGTCCTGTTTTGGTTGCATGGATTTGCAGGCAAATTGGAATACTTTGAAGAGTTGTCTTCTTGCAATAGCAATAAATTGAGAGTTTTCTATTCTGATCCCTTTGATTATCACAGCATAATGGATGCACTAAAGGGATGTTGTGGCTTGTTCTATTCCTTTGAACCTCCATCAGATCAACCTAACTATGATGTATGTTACTGCTTCATTAGtatattcttttttcttttttttttttttaaatcaaaggAACTATTGGTATTTTAAGTGTTTGATTAGTTGGCTGCATAGACAAAATTGTCTAAGACAACTCTTTTGAGAGCAATATATAGTTTTAGTTAATAATAGGATTTAAAATCATGATCCCTACACAGTTATTGTATTACAGAAAATTAGCTTGCCTAATTTCCTGTTTCTGCACTGAGTGGTTGGCTTTGGTTAGATATTCTTAAATAATAGAAACCTAGTCTTCCTAATAGAAATTCTATTAGAAAATATGAACTAAGGATCTTAatttcacaattaaaaattaaatcaaaataattcctgaaTCTAAATTTCCTCAACTGCATCAACATCTCTTTTAACTTCTATTTGAACAGGTGGGATTATGATGCTTCATTTGTCTTAATTTGATAGACAGTTTGGAAACcttagctatccatggtaaaagtaATTGAATAGTGTACACCTAGAATAATTTCAAGTTGGGTCATGAATTCAACCTTCAAATCTCTTTCctaaacaaagaaaataatagtgTAAATTTATGTCATATTATGAAGAATTTCATATTTAAGCCTAGTTTAATGTTAGGCCTCTTGAAGCACTAAAATGTTTTGGTAATCTGTGCTTTCTCACAATTCAATGTGAATTCCATTCGTTTGAAAGAGAAATGAGCTCTCTTGGAGCACCTGATAATCTTCCATTCAAAAACTATATATGAAATGTGTAAAGAGATACTGAATAGCACTGATTGGTGCAGGAATTTATGGCTGATGTAGAGGTAAGGGCAGCACATAATGTCCTAGAAGCATGTGCCCAAACGGAAACCATACACAAAGTTGTCTTCGCCTCCTCTGCTACTGCTGTTATATGGAGTAATGATCGGAATAAGACGTCTGATGATCTTGATGAGAGGAACTGGAGTGACATTAATTTCTGCCGGAAGTTCAAGGTTTGTTCAATTGTGTTCATACATTTCAAGCATAGCAAGTCTGTTAGCAACAATGTTTGCAGCCAATTAGCATTACTATACTAAACTATAATACAAGTAATGATGTTAATGACACTTGGATTGACAAGATTACACATTTTTATGCAGTTATGGCATGCAATGTCAAAGGCACTAGCAGAGAAGACAGCTTGGGCCCTAGCAATGGACCGAGGGATCAACATGGTCAGCATCAATGGTGGACTCATCACGAGTCCTGATCTAACAATTGCAAATCCTTATTTGAAAGGAGCAGCTGAGATGTACGAAGATGGGGTGTTCGTCACTGTGGATCTGAGCTTCATTGTTGATGCGCACATTTGTGTTTTTGAAGACGTTGCATCATATGGAAGGTACCTATGCTTTAACCATGTCATCAATTGCAACGAAGATGCTGTTAAGCTTGCCGCCATCTTATTGCCACCCTCCGAATCTTCGCATGCTAAAAGGTTAGTTTGAATTCTTGTTTTTGTTAGAAACCATTAAGTTCTTGCACATATAGTTGTATTAGCTGGATTAGCAATTCTGAAAAAGATACCTTTTGGCTAGCAGTTTTGAAGATACAAGAGTGCATCAGCAGAGGATAAGCAACAAGAAACTGAACAAACTGATGGTGGATTTTGACGGTGAGGTTCAAATAGATTGATTTGCAGCAAAATTATGCATGGAAAATGATATAAATTTTTTGTAACCTTTAGGTTCATATTTGATGTCTGAACTGTTCTTTCATTATTTGAATACTGGAATTTGCTCGCTGCCAAACAAGGCTGCAACTGTACAAATTGCAGTTGTCTATGTATCTGCATATGCTGTTACATGAAAATATTgaatttagagggagttattttCAAGTATTAATTTTTGGTGGgtgattatataataataaaacatTGATTTTGAATTCAAATGGTTGAGATTGCGAAATAAAAGACTTCAATACAAACTTGTATCAAGGCAATAGTGCTGTACAAAAAACAGGAGAATGAATTTTGCAGGCCTCATTGATTGTGGATTGGCAAATTGGCTAAATAGCTGGGAGACAGGGGTCCAACTGCCAGTGTGATCTACATAATTCACACATTATTTATATAACTCGATGATAATTTAAGTTAAAGAataattatttgtaaaatatttcgttaatatgatatatatatatatatatttttactttaaaaatataatatttattattatttcttaattttaatttaataatgcataaaatttaatataaatacatATAGTAGGCAAAGAGTTtatttattcacttaaaattatgCCAAAATGATTCAAGAAACTTTCATACATAAGCTACGATGAAAATGAACCCATAGAGAAGTTACAGAGTGAAAATGATGAATTCAGAGGAGAGTTGCTTAAAACATTCAGCAACTCATCAATTTGCTTTTAAGATTGTGGTAAATATTACAATTCAGATCCCATGTATTAAAAGATTTTAGCATACGATTTTAACTATATTTATattaacaataaattataatttaattttttttatttattttaaaagttaaaaatttatttatttcaaaaacAGTAAAcagatttatttaatattttttttaaatgtatatGATTTACTTGatctttttttaaattaaaaaggctTAATTGACCTTCGATTCACTTTGTACACTTGTATAGCCATTGATTGATActttaaaagtcaaaataggctatctacttatattttataataatatgtaaaaaagtaaatattttaattattataatattaaaaaaattaaaaatgaaaaatctaTCCTCTTCCCACCAACTCAGTTAACTTTTTGCCACGTCCCATCCCCTTCTGATATCTAGCAAGACGGGGACGGCCGAGCCTACTCCGTCCCATTGCTAATGAGTCGGTCTCTATATTTTTAGACTCGAATGGGTTAATTCTTGCGTTTTGAATTTGCTATTTATAATCTCTTCATCTGTAAAaagtatttttctttttattaaatatacatacaaaatattgttttccttaattattatttattctctaaattttgaccaaattaataagtaatttttttaaaaaaaatcattttccaaaaagaatttaaatttttttttcaagaaaaatgttttaagaaaaatttaattttcaagaaAAATGTATAAATATATTTTCAGAAAAAAATTGAGAATAAATGTTttcaatgaaaaagaaaaactttTAGCATACGgccgttaaatttttttttcaaaacaaataaattgtCCTTAGAAATTTATTGAAGAAAAatgttgaaaatattttttttcctttgaaaTATTCTTccattgattttttaaaaaaatctattTAGGGAAGAATTATTTCTTGGAGAAAATGTTTTTGTTAATggacaaaatttataaaatttcataatatttTAAAGCTTTAACTGTTTTAACTaactgaaaaaatattttttttacaaaaaaaataactagaaaatatattatatagaaaaaaaaactaaaaactaTATAAAAAAATGGATGagagaattaaatattaaaaacttactaatttaatttaaaaatataagaattaaattattaattaatttatttccattttaattaattttatcaaaaatagagattaaataaaaatatacccATTTTCAAATCCTCGTAGAAACAGGAAGAACCAAAAAACATTAATTAAACCGCATACTGTTTCCTTTGACTAGTCGTATTAGGATATGCAAAGCCAGCACCGATAAATATAGTTTCAAATGCTCTCTGCTTGCACTTTCGTCTAGTTATTTTCTATGCAAATTATGGGGTTTTGGAGGGGAGAACGTGTAGAAGTTTGCAGCAATGAGGATGGGTGTTGAGGCTCCTACATCAAGCAACAGTGGTCAAACGTCTTACCTGCTCCTATGCAGAGGAGGATGAATCCGGGCCGTTGATTGAGGTGGATGCTATTCGACAATGATGGGTGGTGGGCTGACAAGATCACCGGTAATGAAAGTTCCAACCACTATCTACTTTGAGACTACTGGTGGTGATGAGACTCCTTATCATGTCTTTCGTTTGAGGGTTCCTGTGTAATCGATTCATGCCACGTAAGGAACAAAATGAGATTCCTGATATAATACACCATTTTCGTTTTTAGCATTAGGAAGACAAAAGATATGTGACGGGTGAGATTTGAATAGTACACTGCAAGTATACCGTTTCTTTGATAAATCTGAAGCCAAGCAATAACATGACAGGACATGGTCATGGAGACGCCACTTGGGTGCTTCAGTTTTGGTTCTGTTCCAGGTGGAGTGGTCCTGCTCTCCTTTTGCTTACTGTATTTTGATGTGATAAATGAAGAGTATACGCAAATCCAAGAATAATAAGGCGTTTCTTTTCTTCAAAATTGATCTTATATATGCTCAGTTATTACAACCCCATACCACACATACATGCCACACAACCATGACAATTAACACCACACTTATTGAGAAAGCAGTTTAAACTTCTAGGGCGCATCATAACTGTGAATTCCAGCAATGAAATACACATTCATCAAAAGCATCTTCAGGCACTCAACGACATGGAGATAATTGAAGAGAGTTTGAATTTGCGAACTTTTCTGGAGTTCTCTGGCTGAAATAACACCTCTGTACTTGATCTCACGGTTGCTTCTTTCCACTCAGAACTTGAAGCCCCTTCACTCCTATAATCGCGAGGGGAGTACAATACTTGAAGCTTTGAATGGGCTGCAGTTGGTCAAGAAGTTTTGAATAGATAAGTATAAATGCAATGGAAAAATGTGACAAAATAGAAATTGATGATTCCATGAAGCAAACACAGTATCCTGTAAATGTCTCAAATTCCTTCCAAAAATAAAAATGCAAATGCCTTGGATCAAAGAAAACTCATGCCCAACTTTctaatctcaaaaatcatgtatgTCTCCTGCATCATAGGCATTGAGAAAACCTACTTAGTGCAACGTTCCCCTGACATTGCAAGGACATATTTTTTGTAATTTGAACCTTTGAGCTCCAACTCATAAGTCACAATGGAGCAACTTAATTACAGAAGGCTTACGCTTACTGGTCGCAAAGAAAATTAGCATACAAGCGAAGTATAAGAAATTAGAAGTTCTTGATTGATTACCTAGTCCCAACATGCTTGTCTTTTGGACAATAAGACGTCTAACTTTTGATCTCTTGATGTTTCTCAAAGTAATGAtatcttcttcttttcctttgaATTCCAGAAATTCTCCTAGGATATATTTGTTACCTTTAAGCTCCAACCTGCACAGAATCAAAGACAACTCAACAGTTTCTCACGCAACAATTGCATAATTTAATAGAACACTCATAACCAAACAAGTGAGAACTTAAAGTTGCTCTATAACTAGAACCAGAAGACAGATTTAATCTACAGTCCAAACCCAAGACTAAGATTCATCCATTACACATCCTACATAAAATCCGTTCCACTATTGTAATGTTCCTGGCCCAATCATAGCCTTAACCACATGTTCaacaagctctctctctctctctctctctctctctctctctctctctctctctcacacacacacacacacacacacacacacacaaatacaTACAAAAACCTAGCAAGCTAGCACACGAGTTACACTCGACTGATTATCTTATAAATCTAAAACCAGATTGGAACCAATTAGCATCGAATTTTTTGTTTTCAGTTGTCTTCTAAGCCCTGAAAGCTCTCAccttttctcttttaattcttgaaTTTTCTAGTCCCTGCTTCAATAAGGTGGCTAGaaaataataagaaattaaattgataaattttaagAAATCAGCCAATTTTGAAGAAAATGAAGGCAACTCATAATTATCCTTGTGTTATATGATACATGATCTATGCAAAGATGGTCCACCCAAACTGTTGTGAAGATGCTAAATGTAATGCAAATGCTTTCTTTCACAAAACACAACATAAAAAATAgaataaatacaatcacatatagAGAACATGAATATCAACTTCTTAGGCACAGAGCAACAAACCTGTCCCACATTGGAGCTGTGCTGAGAGTAAAATTAAGCTTCTCATGTATAGATTCTTGCATGTCTTTCTTTCCACCACGAAAGGCACCCTTAATCCACCCAGAAAACATGCCTTTTGGTTCCGGTTTCAACTGCACCCACTGATCATATGTAATGACCTCAGAAGGAAAATTGCTCAAATGAATGGTCCTGGAAGAAGAAGTTTCACATGTTGTAAATAATACACTTGCAAATCATAGTAATGAATATAGACTCAGCAAATACTTCAAAAATATTTGTTTCTCAAACTAGAAAT
It encodes:
- the LOC110647193 gene encoding cinnamoyl-CoA reductase-like SNL6, which codes for MAPAASFNESSNTVCVMDASGRLGTTLVHRLLHRGYNVHAAVQDHGKLEYFEELSSCNSNKLRVFYSDPFDYHSIMDALKGCCGLFYSFEPPSDQPNYDEFMADVEVRAAHNVLEACAQTETIHKVVFASSATAVIWSNDRNKTSDDLDERNWSDINFCRKFKLWHAMSKALAEKTAWALAMDRGINMVSINGGLITSPDLTIANPYLKGAAEMYEDGVFVTVDLSFIVDAHICVFEDVASYGRYLCFNHVINCNEDAVKLAAILLPPSESSHAKSFEDTRVHQQRISNKKLNKLMVDFDGEVQID
- the LOC110647197 gene encoding uncharacterized protein LOC110647197, whose product is MLWMEILCGLIIYKLYRRFFSDDDDLLEVESSDTTALFNVANRLEKLYGGKVYVGLRIPDADTGSRQNVDMVLVTKGEAVVISVKNLSGLVTISGDGSWVCESSKHKAEHFPDPVGETKKQASVLESYLEQRGVALPEGYLSYKVVLPNPKFWTIHLSNFPSEVITYDQWVQLKPEPKGMFSGWIKGAFRGGKKDMQESIHEKLNFTLSTAPMWDRLELKGNKYILGEFLEFKGKEEDIITLRNIKRSKVRRLIVQKTSMLGLAHSKLQVLYSPRDYRSEGASSSEWKEATVRSSTEVLFQPENSRKVRKFKLSSIISMSLSA